Below is a genomic region from Halodesulfovibrio sp..
CTTTAACGTTGTCATGGCTCTATGAACAAGAACTTTGTCCAGAATAACCTGCGTAAAGAGCGGGGTAACCAAGCCGAAAAGTTGTACAACAAATGATGCCAGAAGAATTTCTGCCATAATACCTTTGGCGTTGAAAACTTCTTTGAAAAACCATCCCAGCCCAAAGCGGACAGATTCTGATAGCAGGCGGTGGCTGAGAATAATATAGCGATCAGTCGTTAGCTCGTTAAATTCTTCCAAAGGAACAGAACGGGTTGCACCTTCTTCTGGAATGTAAATAAGGACCGTTTCTTCTTGTTCTTTGTACCCCAGCACAACAAAGAAACGGTCATCTTTAGACTGAGCAATAATAGGGTAGGGGTATTTTTTATGGCACTTATCAAGGGGCAGGTTCTTTTTTTTAGCCCGCAGCCCAAGCCTTTTAGCTATTCGAACCAGTTCGTCGCTGGAAATGTCATCGGATGAGATACAGTGCTCTCGTACGATGTTGGCAATATCAATTCGCACTTTATTGATGCGTGCAACTACTTCTAGAGAAACTAATCCACTATTCATGTCTTGTAGCCTCCATTTGATACTGTAAGCGCAACAATTCATGGGATAGTTCTACAACGCTTTTACTGAGTGCAGCTTTTTGTTCTAAAAGAACAATGCTGCGTCGAATTGCAGTTTCTGCGTCAATTTCTTTCGCTTTTTTTAACCGCTCGAGCATGTCGAGTTCATTTTGAAGAATATGTACCATGGTGCGTTTTTGTTTTTGGTCTTTTAGCAGGTATTTATACTGGCGCTGACTAATATTGAATTCAGTTTGGAGCTGTTCTTTTAATTTTCTTTGTTCAGCACGGATTCTTTTTTCAGTCAGTTCAGACTGACTAACTCTGTGTTGGTTGCGAAAAGCATCTGTAATAGGAACAACTAGCGAGACACCAACCGTGAAGTTAGATTCCGAAATATCCTGATAGGATTTCATCATGTCTTTAGCATTTGAACCATAAAGCAGGTAGGAACTGTACAGTGATACTTTTGGAAAATATTCCCCTTTTGATGCAGCTGTACTTGCTTGCTGACTGGCTAACTCATACGTGTAGCGCTCGATACTAGGATGTTTTTCAACATTGAATAAAAAGTCTGATAGGTCAGGGCGTGGCAGCTCTGTAAACAGGGTGTCTTTGGATAAAGGGTTACCTGTATAAAAAGAGAGTTCCTCGAGTCGTTTATACAATTCAAATTCATGCAGTGAGAGTTCGTTTTCTCTTTTTTTTAGTTCAGTAAAGACTCTGGCTGAATCAATAGGGCCTTTTTTACCCGCTTTGCGCAGGCGGTTTGTAAGATTGTTTAGCTCTTGTGAGTAATCGACAATCTTTTTTAAATTGTCCATTTGCTGTGATAGAGTCAGAGCCGCTGCATAGGAATTGAGTACACTTATGCGAAGTCGTAATTTTTCTGCAAGCTGTGTAGATTCAGATGCAAGTATGGATTTTTTCAGAGCTAACTCTTTTTGAACTCGAGCACCGAAATCATAAAGAACGTAATTTGCCCTTACAGATACAGAGTTTTGGTATTTAGTACCTGTTGATTGTACTATGTCACCAACAGAAACAACTGAACCCCATCCATGACTTAAGTCTGAAGAGTATTCACTGTTCCCTTGTATGCGTAGTGAAGGGTAAAAATCATATTGTTGATCGTCTAAACGTTCTTGTTGCAGTTTTGTTTCAATAGAAAATTTATCTAAGTCTGGTGAGTGTTTTATTGCTTGTTCTTCTAATATGCTAAGAGAAATGTTTTCACAATAACTCTTTGTTGTTCCTGAAATAGTTGTGATGAAAAGACTGAGTGCCAGAATGAATACAGATTTTTTTAAATAGAACGCAGTTTGCACGTATTTCTCTCTATATGACGCAAAAAACTCGCCACATTGCTGTAGCGCAATGTGGCGAGTTGTT
It encodes:
- a CDS encoding TolC family protein → MQTAFYLKKSVFILALSLFITTISGTTKSYCENISLSILEEQAIKHSPDLDKFSIETKLQQERLDDQQYDFYPSLRIQGNSEYSSDLSHGWGSVVSVGDIVQSTGTKYQNSVSVRANYVLYDFGARVQKELALKKSILASESTQLAEKLRLRISVLNSYAAALTLSQQMDNLKKIVDYSQELNNLTNRLRKAGKKGPIDSARVFTELKKRENELSLHEFELYKRLEELSFYTGNPLSKDTLFTELPRPDLSDFLFNVEKHPSIERYTYELASQQASTAASKGEYFPKVSLYSSYLLYGSNAKDMMKSYQDISESNFTVGVSLVVPITDAFRNQHRVSQSELTEKRIRAEQRKLKEQLQTEFNISQRQYKYLLKDQKQKRTMVHILQNELDMLERLKKAKEIDAETAIRRSIVLLEQKAALSKSVVELSHELLRLQYQMEATRHE